One Tolypothrix bouteillei VB521301 DNA window includes the following coding sequences:
- a CDS encoding APC family permease, with protein MAKPIVLTKRLGRQIVHWLLQEDRKDKDGPYRKEEAHRSHPWWQVMCLTGVDYFSTLGYQPGIAALAAGALSPLATLILVLLTLFGALPIYRRVAAQSPNGEGSIAMLAHFLPWWQGKFLVLCLLGFVATDFIITITLSAADATAHIIENPLVPSWFHNQALAITLLLVAMLGAVFLRGFREAIGIAVFLVIVYLSLNLVVIGVGVYQILNRPSVITDWQTTLFATHHNPILMLGVAILLFPELALGLSGFETGVAVMPLVQGSSKDAPEQPKGRIRNTYKLLTSAALIMSFFLLASSLITTLLIQPEEFKAGGKASGRALAYLAHTYLGNGFGTLYDISTITILWFAGASAMAGLLNIVPRYLPRYGMAPSWALASRPLVLVYMLIAFAVTIIFKANVEAQSGAYATGVLVLISTAAFAVTLSAHHRRAKGKVFAFATITLVFIYTTVVNIIERPEGIRIATFFILTIICTSLISRVWRSTELRVERVELDETAARFITEESRGTIRIIANRLNAGDVQEYLLKEKEVREDNHIPLTDPILFLEVSVSDASEFANIIRVKGVEVGGYRILRADSAAVPNAIAAILLYLRDRTGTIPHAYFGWAEGNPIKYLLRFILFGEGDIPVVTREVLRKAEKNSEMRPAIHVGG; from the coding sequence GTAGATTATTTCTCGACACTTGGCTATCAACCGGGTATTGCAGCATTGGCAGCGGGTGCGCTCTCTCCCCTTGCCACCCTCATTCTAGTTCTGCTAACACTCTTTGGCGCGTTGCCGATCTACCGACGCGTTGCTGCTCAAAGCCCCAATGGTGAAGGGTCGATCGCAATGCTCGCCCACTTCCTTCCCTGGTGGCAAGGTAAATTCCTCGTGCTGTGTCTGCTTGGCTTTGTGGCAACAGACTTCATCATCACCATTACTCTCTCTGCAGCTGATGCTACAGCTCATATCATTGAAAACCCCCTCGTACCAAGTTGGTTTCACAATCAAGCGCTCGCTATTACTTTATTACTTGTGGCAATGCTGGGCGCAGTGTTTCTGAGAGGTTTCCGAGAAGCGATCGGTATTGCAGTCTTTCTAGTTATCGTTTATCTATCATTAAACTTAGTTGTCATTGGCGTCGGTGTATATCAAATCTTAAATCGCCCATCGGTTATTACAGACTGGCAAACTACACTTTTTGCAACCCATCACAACCCCATACTCATGCTTGGGGTAGCCATTTTGCTATTTCCAGAATTAGCATTGGGATTATCCGGATTTGAGACTGGGGTTGCCGTGATGCCCCTGGTGCAAGGCAGTAGCAAAGATGCTCCAGAACAGCCCAAAGGTCGCATTCGCAATACCTATAAGTTGCTCACATCTGCTGCATTAATCATGAGCTTCTTTTTACTTGCTAGCAGCTTGATAACCACTTTACTGATTCAACCAGAAGAATTTAAAGCTGGAGGCAAAGCAAGCGGGCGTGCTCTTGCCTATTTAGCACATACATACCTGGGCAATGGCTTTGGCACACTTTACGATATCAGTACCATCACGATTCTATGGTTTGCAGGTGCATCTGCTATGGCGGGTCTGCTCAATATCGTACCCCGCTATCTACCGAGATACGGTATGGCACCAAGTTGGGCATTAGCATCCAGACCATTGGTATTAGTTTATATGCTAATTGCCTTTGCCGTCACAATTATCTTTAAAGCGAATGTAGAAGCTCAAAGCGGAGCTTATGCTACAGGCGTGCTTGTTTTGATCAGCACAGCAGCATTTGCAGTCACTTTATCAGCCCACCACCGCAGAGCAAAGGGAAAAGTATTTGCTTTTGCAACTATCACACTGGTATTTATATATACGACTGTTGTAAATATTATTGAAAGACCCGAGGGGATTAGAATAGCAACGTTCTTTATCCTTACTATCATCTGCACCTCCTTGATATCACGCGTGTGGCGTTCAACTGAGTTACGCGTGGAGCGCGTTGAACTAGACGAAACCGCTGCTCGCTTTATCACAGAAGAGAGCCGGGGGACGATACGAATTATTGCAAACCGCTTGAATGCTGGCGATGTGCAAGAGTATCTTTTAAAAGAAAAAGAGGTGCGCGAAGACAACCACATTCCACTAACCGATCCCATTCTCTTTTTAGAGGTGTCAGTATCTGATGCTTCAGAGTTTGCAAATATCATCAGAGTCAAAGGAGTGGAAGTTGGTGGCTACCGGATTCTGCGTGCAGACAGTGCTGCTGTACCTAATGCTATTGCTGCTATACTTCTTTATCTTCGCGATCGCACGGGTACGATCCCCCATGCTTATTTTGGTTGGGCAGAGGGTAACCCAATCAAGTACCTACTGCGCTTTATTTTGTTTGGTGAAGGCGATATTCCTGTTGTCACCCGTGAAGTGCTTCGCAAAGCCGAGAAAAACAGCGAGATGCGTCCTGCGATTCATGTTGGAGGGTAG
- a CDS encoding LuxR C-terminal-related transcriptional regulator, protein MVTSLQSLFHAIAQAQNEQELRQSIMAKVGQYFAATRSGLTFLDEFPAVDANTPAPIKLALSLDYNPVLRYLVKRHAAVHDEVILPPGVWQKICPRADHGHVMVGPVVSNGQLVGGIAFTRHRSDPAFNADDLADLSALCIHLSTRLAVLRSKPVVFELNYDRLTPREAQIAELVAKGLTSAEIGASLWITENSVKQALKRMFRKLAVSSRAEMIAQLYTKANS, encoded by the coding sequence ATGGTAACTTCTTTACAGTCATTATTTCATGCGATCGCTCAGGCTCAGAACGAGCAAGAACTTCGACAATCCATCATGGCAAAAGTAGGACAATATTTCGCTGCTACACGCTCGGGGTTGACTTTTTTAGATGAGTTTCCTGCTGTAGATGCCAACACTCCAGCCCCCATCAAACTGGCGTTATCGTTAGATTATAATCCTGTTCTGCGCTATTTGGTTAAGCGCCATGCTGCCGTGCATGATGAAGTGATTTTGCCTCCTGGGGTTTGGCAAAAAATTTGTCCTCGTGCAGATCACGGGCATGTAATGGTGGGTCCGGTTGTAAGCAACGGTCAACTTGTAGGGGGAATTGCCTTTACACGCCACCGCAGCGATCCAGCTTTCAATGCAGATGATTTAGCAGATTTAAGTGCTTTATGTATACATCTTTCTACACGGCTGGCAGTGTTGCGTTCAAAACCAGTTGTCTTTGAATTAAATTACGATCGCCTGACTCCGAGAGAAGCTCAAATTGCCGAACTAGTTGCAAAGGGACTGACCAGCGCGGAGATTGGTGCATCTTTATGGATTACAGAAAACTCTGTAAAGCAGGCTCTCAAGCGGATGTTTCGCAAACTTGCAGTCTCATCACGTGCTGAGATGATAGCGCAACTTTATACGAAGGCTAATAGCTAA
- a CDS encoding RNA-guided endonuclease InsQ/TnpB family protein translates to MKTLKFKLYEHKRNRYLKRTINASGAVYNHCIALHRRYYRMWGKHLSCAKLQSHVAKLRFRNPFWQSVGSQAVQDICQRIEKAYQLFFKHNQKGVRPPGFKKVKKYKSFTLKQAGYKFLSGNRVKIGKRVYQFWKSREIEGTVKTLTIKRTSLGELFIVVVVDFPVEPQIKFTTGKIAGFDFGLKTFLSCSDGSSIESPQFLKRSLNVIKKASKRHSKKLKGSSNRERARKNLVRKYEDITNSRRDWFWKLAHDLTSRFDVLCFETLNLKGMQRLWGRKISDLAFGEFLQILEWVAKNKGKQVVFIDRWYPSSKTCSHCGHILENLDLSIREWRCPSCQSVNGRDKNAARNICTVGASTVGLDDVRRAMPAIVV, encoded by the coding sequence ATGAAAACACTGAAGTTCAAGCTGTACGAACACAAGCGGAATAGATACCTCAAGCGAACGATCAACGCTTCTGGGGCAGTCTATAACCATTGCATTGCTTTGCATCGTCGGTACTACCGAATGTGGGGCAAGCACTTGAGTTGTGCGAAACTTCAATCTCATGTTGCCAAATTGCGGTTCCGCAATCCATTTTGGCAATCGGTAGGCTCTCAGGCAGTACAGGATATCTGTCAGCGCATTGAAAAAGCATACCAATTGTTTTTTAAACATAATCAGAAGGGGGTTCGTCCACCAGGGTTCAAGAAAGTCAAGAAGTACAAATCGTTCACCCTCAAGCAAGCAGGGTATAAGTTTTTAAGTGGCAATAGGGTCAAGATTGGAAAACGAGTTTATCAATTTTGGAAATCCAGAGAGATTGAGGGAACGGTCAAAACACTAACCATTAAACGGACGTCATTGGGTGAATTGTTTATAGTCGTCGTGGTTGACTTCCCAGTTGAACCACAAATCAAATTCACGACTGGTAAGATAGCGGGATTTGATTTTGGTTTAAAAACATTCCTCAGTTGCTCTGATGGCTCTAGCATTGAATCACCACAATTTCTGAAACGGTCTCTCAACGTTATCAAAAAAGCGAGTAAACGACATTCTAAAAAGCTGAAAGGTTCATCCAATCGAGAGCGTGCTAGAAAGAATTTAGTACGCAAGTACGAAGATATAACCAACTCCAGACGCGATTGGTTTTGGAAGTTAGCCCACGACCTAACTAGTAGGTTCGATGTGCTGTGCTTTGAAACGCTCAACCTCAAAGGAATGCAACGCCTTTGGGGACGCAAAATATCGGACTTAGCTTTTGGAGAATTTCTGCAAATCTTGGAATGGGTTGCCAAAAACAAAGGCAAGCAAGTCGTATTTATAGATCGCTGGTATCCCAGCAGCAAAACTTGTTCTCATTGCGGGCATATCCTGGAAAACTTGGATTTATCTATTAGAGAATGGCGTTGCCCGTCCTGTCAGTCTGTGAATGGGCGAGACAAGAACGCCGCCAGGAATATTTGTACAGTTGGGGCATCAACTGTTGGGTTAGACGATGTAAGACGGGCAATGCCTGCAATTGTTGTTTGA
- a CDS encoding DJ-1/PfpI family protein, translated as MNTQNSNKLQIGIFISPNCYIPDIIGVYTVFSVVPDCDIHFIWENTDLIVGYPNFPMHATTTFAECPSDLDVLCIGASTGILSDEALEFLVDRGNKAKYLIGICGGSLMLAAVGLLKGYRATATFSLVEELRHFGAIPVTGGEVVADRNRITASPVSGSFDAALIVLGKLRGEDAGKEVELTIEYAPHPPYGTGSPELAGHELTQKVLQKYAVAFDEFRKVARQVSERLAGVEV; from the coding sequence ATGAATACTCAAAATTCAAACAAACTACAAATTGGTATCTTTATCAGCCCCAACTGCTATATTCCAGACATCATTGGAGTCTATACCGTATTTAGCGTTGTTCCGGATTGTGATATCCACTTTATTTGGGAAAATACAGATCTCATTGTCGGGTATCCAAATTTTCCGATGCACGCTACAACAACCTTTGCGGAATGCCCGTCAGATCTTGATGTCCTCTGTATTGGAGCTTCTACAGGCATATTGTCAGATGAGGCTTTAGAATTCCTAGTAGACCGAGGCAATAAAGCGAAGTACTTAATTGGAATCTGCGGTGGTAGCCTCATGTTGGCTGCTGTAGGTTTGCTAAAAGGGTATCGCGCTACAGCAACTTTCTCACTCGTTGAAGAACTCCGTCATTTTGGGGCGATTCCAGTGACGGGGGGTGAAGTTGTCGCAGACAGAAATCGAATCACAGCAAGCCCAGTTTCTGGTTCATTTGATGCTGCGTTAATTGTTTTAGGAAAGCTACGCGGTGAGGATGCTGGCAAAGAAGTGGAATTGACGATTGAGTATGCACCTCACCCACCCTACGGTACGGGTAGTCCAGAATTGGCAGGGCATGAACTCACTCAAAAGGTGCTTCAAAAGTACGCAGTAGCTTTTGATGAATTCCGCAAAGTCGCACGACAGGTATCAGAACGTTTAGCAGGTGTGGAAGTTTGA
- a CDS encoding pentapeptide repeat-containing protein gives MDGEELRRRYATGERDFSGLNLRGVNISGSDPWNDNYVGADLSGINLSGANLYEANLAGANLSHANLSSANLTRAQLTNCNLRSTNFSGANLTNAEMTAVNLRDADLRDANLFRAQIINTSLSNANLSGGKNISTVNFEGTIVHNLVMEDGTVVEFCDHDW, from the coding sequence ATGGATGGAGAAGAATTGAGAAGAAGATATGCTACTGGGGAGAGAGATTTTAGCGGTCTCAATCTTAGAGGTGTCAATATTAGCGGCTCCGATCCCTGGAATGACAATTATGTCGGTGCTGACTTGAGTGGGATTAATCTCAGTGGTGCCAACCTGTATGAAGCCAACTTGGCTGGTGCCAATCTGAGTCATGCTAATCTCAGCAGTGCCAACTTGACTCGTGCCCAATTGACCAACTGCAATTTGAGGAGTACTAATTTCAGTGGTGCTAACTTGACTAATGCTGAAATGACTGCTGTCAACCTGAGAGATGCCGATCTCAGAGATGCCAATTTGTTTCGTGCTCAGATCATCAACACCAGTTTGAGTAACGCGAATCTCAGTGGTGGCAAGAATATTAGTACTGTTAACTTTGAAGGTACTATCGTCCATAACCTTGTTATGGAAGATGGAACTGTAGTTGAGTTCTGCGACCATGATTGGTGA
- a CDS encoding M15 family metallopeptidase encodes MATIRENPIFRIVWQQTPIQECGEPMIDLSKFNFVLDPVYFKQGISNSPVCFVREQVAHKLQRVQDNLGRYRLKIWDTWRPRSLQAKLYDYYRSKLAFEHPDWDKLRLDEEMTIFVARPDINLIPPHSTGGAVDITLVDQNGKELDMGTDFDHFGPEAASLYFESQQQERSAEICSNRRLLRSAMSAEGFRFDEFEWWHFDFGNQCWAAAFGYSFAIYDEISEPLHTSI; translated from the coding sequence ATGGCAACCATACGGGAAAACCCAATATTCCGTATCGTTTGGCAGCAGACACCAATCCAAGAGTGCGGCGAGCCTATGATTGACCTATCAAAGTTTAACTTTGTGCTCGATCCAGTATACTTTAAGCAAGGAATAAGCAATTCACCTGTATGCTTTGTTCGGGAGCAAGTAGCCCATAAACTTCAGCGCGTTCAAGATAATCTTGGTAGGTATCGGTTAAAAATTTGGGATACTTGGAGACCGCGCTCATTACAGGCTAAACTTTACGATTATTACCGGAGCAAGCTTGCGTTCGAACATCCCGATTGGGATAAGCTTCGTCTAGATGAGGAGATGACTATTTTTGTTGCTCGCCCAGATATCAATTTGATTCCTCCACACTCTACGGGGGGCGCAGTAGATATAACTCTGGTTGACCAAAACGGTAAAGAACTTGATATGGGAACCGATTTTGACCATTTCGGTCCGGAGGCTGCTTCACTTTACTTTGAGTCACAGCAGCAGGAAAGATCTGCTGAGATTTGCTCAAATCGCCGATTGCTTAGGTCTGCCATGTCTGCCGAAGGTTTCCGGTTTGATGAGTTTGAATGGTGGCACTTCGATTTTGGAAACCAGTGCTGGGCTGCTGCTTTTGGTTATTCATTTGCAATTTACGATGAGATTTCTGAGCCATTGCATACTTCTATTTAG